In one Carassius carassius chromosome 48, fCarCar2.1, whole genome shotgun sequence genomic region, the following are encoded:
- the LOC132131478 gene encoding zona pellucida sperm-binding protein 4-like, with protein sequence MAGSWCLAQILVVCAFCHAVPQWSKSLQDAQALMIQQTDQQFQLQKPVQQLTNQQFPPRKPVQQLTNQQFPLQKPVPQLPTPQFPLQKPVPQQPNPQFPLQKPVPQQPKLQFPLQKPVPQQPKPQFPLQKPVPQQPKLQFPLQKPVPQQPNPQFPLQKPVPQQPKPQFPLQKPVPQQPKLQFPLQKPVPQQPKPQFLLQKPVPQQPKPQFPIQKPVKQQFQKPVAQAEPLDKCAVADSEQIQCGLPGISGAECEAINCCFNGQQCFYGRAVTVQCIRDGQFVVVVSRDVTLPRLSLDSVHLLGGNDPPCAPVGSTPSFAIYQFPVTACGTSVMEDGGYVVYENRMTSSYEVGIGPYGSITRDSHFEFLFQCRYSGTSVEALVVEVNSVPPPPPVAAPGPLRVELRLANGQCVTKGCAEGDEAYTSYYSDADYPITKVLREPVYVEVHIMERTDPNIVLMLGRCWTTSTPSPLSLPQWDLLIDGCPYQDDRYLTTLVPVTGSSGLQFPTHYKRFAVKMFTFVDPASLAALQETIFIHCSTEVCHPSSGSCEQSCTRKRRDTRIKAVSGEQTVVSSGEVTLVM encoded by the exons atggctggaagttggtgtttggctcagattttggtggtctgtgctttctgtcatgctgttccacagtggagtaaatcgcttcaggatgctcaagctctgatgatccagcaaactgaccagcagtttcagctccagaagccagttcaacagctaactaaccagcagtttccgcctcggaaaccagttcaacagctaactaaccagcaatttccgctccaaaagcctgttccacaactacctacaccgcagtttccgcttcagaagccagttccacaacaacctaacccgcagtttccgcttcagaagccagttccacaacaacctaagctgcagtttccgcttcagaagccagttccacaacaacctaagccgcagtttccgcttcagaagccagttccacaacaacctaagctgcagtttccgcttcagaagccagttccacaacaacctaacccgcagtttccgcttcagaagccagttccacaacaacctaagccgcagtttccgcttcagaagccagttccacaacaacctaagctgcagtttccgcttcagaagccagttccacaacaacctaagccgcagtttctgcttcagaagccagttccacaacaacctaagccgcagtttccgattcagaagccagttaaacagcagtttcagaagccagtagcgcaggcagagccccttgataaatgtgctgtagctgattctgagcagatccaatgtggtctacctgggatcagtggtgctgagtgtgaagctatcaactgctgctttaacggacagcagtgtttctatgggagGGCAG tgactgtccagtgtattcgagatggtcagtttgtggtagtggtgtctcGAGACGTTACCttgcctcgactgagtctggattcggttcatctactgggtggaaacgacccaccttgtgctcctgtggggtctacaccttcctttgctatataccagttccctgtgaccgcatgtggcacgagcgtgatg gaggacggtggatatgtggtgtatgaaaacagaatgacctcatcgtatgaagtggggattggaccatatggttccatcacaagggacagtcattttga gtttctcttccagtgtagatattcgggaacttccgtggaagctctggttgtggaggtcaactctgttcctccacctccaccagtagctgctcctggacctctcagggtggagctcagactggccaatggccaatgtgtcaccaaaggctgtgctgaag gggatgaggcctacacgtcctactacagtgacgctgattatcccatcacaaaagtcctgcgagagcctgtgtatgttgaggtgcacattatggagaggactgaccccaacattgtcctgatgctgggacgttgttggactacttcaacccccagtccactcagtctcccccagtgggaccttctgatcgacgg atgcccttaccaggacgaccgctatctgaccacactggttccagtgactggatcgtctggtcttcagttcccaacccactacaagcgctttgctgtgaagatgttcacatttgtagatccagcct